One window of Lytechinus variegatus isolate NC3 chromosome 2, Lvar_3.0, whole genome shotgun sequence genomic DNA carries:
- the LOC121409632 gene encoding uncharacterized protein LOC121409632 isoform X6, translating into MKCGLFILFLIVVLACNVYQTSGNGLSQPTGRGADVDSALDVEEALLIGNPVDVEESLLFGNSVDVDESLLIGNPVDVDESLLIGNPVDVDESLLIGNPVDVDESLLIGNPVDVDESLLIGNPVDVDESLLIGNPVDVEESLLIGNQ; encoded by the exons ATGAAGTGCGGTCTTTTTATCTTGTTTCTTATCGTGGTACTGGCCTGCAATGTGTACCAGACCAGTGGTAATGGCTTGTCACAGCCTACAGGTCGTGGAGCAGACGTAGATAGCG CTCTTGACGTAGAGGAAGCGCTTTTAATAGGAAATC CTGTTGACGTAGAGGAATCTCTTCTATTTGGAAATT CTGTTGACGTAGATGAATCTCTTCTCATTGGAAATC CTGTTGACGTAGATGAATCTCTTCTTATTGGAAATC CTGTTGACGTAGACGAATCGCTTCTTATTGGAAATC CTGTTGACGTAGATGAATCTCTTCTTATTGGAAATC CTGTTGACGTAGACGAATCGCTTCTTATTGGAAATC CTGTTGACGTAGATGAATCTCTTCTTATTGGAAATC CTGTTGACGTAGAGGAATCTCTTCTTATTGGAAATC AATGA
- the LOC121409632 gene encoding uncharacterized protein LOC121409632 isoform X4: MKCGLFILFLIVVLACNVYQTSGNGLSQPTGRGADVDSALDVEEALLIGNPVDVEESLLFGNSVDVDESLLIGNPVDVDESLLIGNPVDVDESLLIGNPVDVDESLLIGNPVDVDESLLIGNPVDVDESLLIGNPVDVDESLLIGNPVDVEESLLIGNQ, from the exons ATGAAGTGCGGTCTTTTTATCTTGTTTCTTATCGTGGTACTGGCCTGCAATGTGTACCAGACCAGTGGTAATGGCTTGTCACAGCCTACAGGTCGTGGAGCAGACGTAGATAGCG CTCTTGACGTAGAGGAAGCGCTTTTAATAGGAAATC CTGTTGACGTAGAGGAATCTCTTCTATTTGGAAATT CTGTTGACGTAGATGAATCTCTTCTCATTGGAAATC CTGTTGACGTAGACGAATCTCTTCTTATTGGAAATC CTGTTGACGTAGATGAATCTCTTCTTATTGGAAATC CTGTTGACGTAGACGAATCGCTTCTTATTGGAAATC CTGTTGACGTAGATGAATCTCTTCTTATTGGAAATC CTGTTGACGTAGACGAATCGCTTCTTATTGGAAATC CTGTTGACGTAGATGAATCTCTTCTTATTGGAAATC CTGTTGACGTAGAGGAATCTCTTCTTATTGGAAATC AATGA
- the LOC121409632 gene encoding uncharacterized protein LOC121409632 isoform X7 has translation MKCGLFILFLIVVLACNVYQTSGNGLSQPTGRGADVDSALDVEEALLIGNPVDVEESLLFGNSVDVDESLLIGNPVDVDESLLIGNPVDVDESLLIGNPVDVDESLLIGNPVDVDESLLIGNPVDVDESLLIGNPVDVEESLLIGNQ, from the exons ATGAAGTGCGGTCTTTTTATCTTGTTTCTTATCGTGGTACTGGCCTGCAATGTGTACCAGACCAGTGGTAATGGCTTGTCACAGCCTACAGGTCGTGGAGCAGACGTAGATAGCG CTCTTGACGTAGAGGAAGCGCTTTTAATAGGAAATC CTGTTGACGTAGAGGAATCTCTTCTATTTGGAAATT CTGTTGACGTAGATGAATCTCTTCTCATTGGAAATC CTGTTGACGTAGACGAATCTCTTCTTATTGGAAATC CTGTTGACGTAGACGAATCTCTTCTTATTGGAAATC CTGTTGACGTAGATGAATCTCTTCTTATTGGAAATC CTGTTGACGTAGATGAATCTCTTCTTATTGGAAATC CTGTTGACGTAGATGAATCTCTTCTTATTGGAAATC CTGTTGACGTAGAGGAATCTCTTCTTATTGGAAATC AATGA
- the LOC121409632 gene encoding uncharacterized protein LOC121409632 isoform X2, which yields MKCGLFILFLIVVLACNVYQTSGNGLSQPTGRGADVDSALDVEEALLIGNPVDVEESLLFGNSVDVDESLLIGNPVDVDESLLIGNPVDVDESLLIGNPVDVDESLLIGNPVDVDESLLIGNPVDVDESLLIGNPVDVDESLLIGNPVDVEESLLIGNQ from the exons ATGAAGTGCGGTCTTTTTATCTTGTTTCTTATCGTGGTACTGGCCTGCAATGTGTACCAGACCAGTGGTAATGGCTTGTCACAGCCTACAGGTCGTGGAGCAGACGTAGATAGCG CTCTTGACGTAGAGGAAGCGCTTTTAATAGGAAATC CTGTTGACGTAGAGGAATCTCTTCTATTTGGAAATT CTGTTGACGTAGATGAATCTCTTCTCATTGGAAATC CTGTTGACGTAGACGAATCTCTTCTTATTGGAAATC CTGTTGACGTAGACGAATCTCTTCTTATTGGAAATC CTGTTGACGTAGATGAATCTCTTCTTATTGGAAATC CTGTTGACGTAGATGAATCTCTTCTTATTGGAAATC CTGTTGACGTAGACGAATCGCTTCTTATTGGAAATC CTGTTGACGTAGATGAATCTCTTCTTATTGGAAATC CTGTTGACGTAGAGGAATCTCTTCTTATTGGAAATC AATGA
- the LOC121409632 gene encoding uncharacterized protein LOC121409632 isoform X3: protein MKCGLFILFLIVVLACNVYQTSGNGLSQPTGRGADVDSALDVEEALLIGNPVDVEESLLFGNSVDVDESLLIGNPVDVDESLLIGNPVDVDESLLIGNPVDVDESLLIGNPVDVDESLLIGNPVDVDESLLIGNPVDVDESLLIGNPVDVEESLLIGNQ, encoded by the exons ATGAAGTGCGGTCTTTTTATCTTGTTTCTTATCGTGGTACTGGCCTGCAATGTGTACCAGACCAGTGGTAATGGCTTGTCACAGCCTACAGGTCGTGGAGCAGACGTAGATAGCG CTCTTGACGTAGAGGAAGCGCTTTTAATAGGAAATC CTGTTGACGTAGAGGAATCTCTTCTATTTGGAAATT CTGTTGACGTAGATGAATCTCTTCTCATTGGAAATC CTGTTGACGTAGACGAATCTCTTCTTATTGGAAATC CTGTTGACGTAGACGAATCTCTTCTTATTGGAAATC CTGTTGACGTAGATGAATCTCTTCTTATTGGAAATC CTGTTGACGTAGACGAATCGCTTCTTATTGGAAATC CTGTTGACGTAGATGAATCTCTTCTTATTGGAAATC CTGTTGACGTAGATGAATCTCTTCTTATTGGAAATC CTGTTGACGTAGAGGAATCTCTTCTTATTGGAAATC AATGA
- the LOC121409632 gene encoding uncharacterized protein LOC121409632 isoform X5 — MKCGLFILFLIVVLACNVYQTSGNGLSQPTGRGADVDSALDVEEALLIGNPVDVEESLLFGNSVDVDESLLIGNPVDVDESLLIGNPVDVDESLLIGNPVDVDESLLIGNPVDVDESLLIGNPVDVDESLLIGNPVDVDESLLIGNPVDVEESLLIGNQ; from the exons ATGAAGTGCGGTCTTTTTATCTTGTTTCTTATCGTGGTACTGGCCTGCAATGTGTACCAGACCAGTGGTAATGGCTTGTCACAGCCTACAGGTCGTGGAGCAGACGTAGATAGCG CTCTTGACGTAGAGGAAGCGCTTTTAATAGGAAATC CTGTTGACGTAGAGGAATCTCTTCTATTTGGAAATT CTGTTGACGTAGATGAATCTCTTCTCATTGGAAATC CTGTTGACGTAGACGAATCTCTTCTTATTGGAAATC CTGTTGACGTAGACGAATCTCTTCTTATTGGAAATC CTGTTGACGTAGATGAATCTCTTCTTATTGGAAATC CTGTTGACGTAGACGAATCGCTTCTTATTGGAAATC CTGTTGACGTAGATGAATCTCTTCTTATTGGAAATC CTGTTGACGTAGACGAATCGCTTCTTATTGGAAATC CTGTTGACGTAGAGGAATCTCTTCTTATTGGAAATC AATGA
- the LOC121409632 gene encoding uncharacterized protein LOC121409632 isoform X1: MKCGLFILFLIVVLACNVYQTSGNGLSQPTGRGADVDSALDVEEALLIGNPVDVEESLLFGNSVDVDESLLIGNPVDVDESLLIGNPVDVDESLLIGNPVDVDESLLIGNPVDVDESLLIGNPVDVDESLLIGNPVDVDESLLIGNPVDVDESLLIGNPVDVEESLLIGNQ, from the exons ATGAAGTGCGGTCTTTTTATCTTGTTTCTTATCGTGGTACTGGCCTGCAATGTGTACCAGACCAGTGGTAATGGCTTGTCACAGCCTACAGGTCGTGGAGCAGACGTAGATAGCG CTCTTGACGTAGAGGAAGCGCTTTTAATAGGAAATC CTGTTGACGTAGAGGAATCTCTTCTATTTGGAAATT CTGTTGACGTAGATGAATCTCTTCTCATTGGAAATC CTGTTGACGTAGACGAATCTCTTCTTATTGGAAATC CTGTTGACGTAGACGAATCTCTTCTTATTGGAAATC CTGTTGACGTAGATGAATCTCTTCTTATTGGAAATC CTGTTGACGTAGACGAATCGCTTCTTATTGGAAATC CTGTTGACGTAGATGAATCTCTTCTTATTGGAAATC CTGTTGACGTAGACGAATCGCTTCTTATTGGAAATC CTGTTGACGTAGATGAATCTCTTCTTATTGGAAATC CTGTTGACGTAGAGGAATCTCTTCTTATTGGAAATC AATGA